In Bacteroidales bacterium, the following are encoded in one genomic region:
- a CDS encoding DUF4199 domain-containing protein, whose product MMENKVSPFKPALNNGIILGIVSIFISVIIWIAGLMESMGFAGSFYILMFNLTITVVLLVVFTKSYRDNLLDRKITFGKAFVFAFLVVIVSVILSAIYNYIFNTFIDPDYVQRLMLSMQDKTVAMLENSGAGDEAIDAVLAKFEEQGIPSVLKQVQQALIGGIVGGAFMALISSAIIKKDNTEA is encoded by the coding sequence ATGATGGAAAACAAAGTGTCACCTTTCAAGCCGGCTCTGAATAATGGAATTATTTTGGGTATTGTAAGTATTTTTATTTCGGTTATTATATGGATTGCAGGTCTTATGGAATCTATGGGATTTGCAGGATCTTTTTATATCCTTATGTTTAATTTAACGATAACAGTTGTTTTGTTAGTTGTTTTTACAAAATCCTATAGAGATAACCTTTTGGATAGAAAAATAACTTTTGGTAAAGCATTTGTTTTTGCTTTTCTTGTTGTAATTGTAAGTGTAATCCTTTCAGCTATTTATAATTATATTTTCAATACTTTTATCGATCCTGATTATGTTCAGAGATTAATGCTTAGTATGCAAGATAAAACTGTAGCGATGTTAGAAAATAGTGGTGCAGGTGATGAAGCTATAGATGCTGTGCTTGCTAAGTTTGAAGAGCAGGGAATTCCTAGCGTATTAAAACAGGTTCAACAAGCTTTAATTGGAGGTATAGTTGGAGGCGCATTTATGGCACTAATTAGTTCTGCAATTATTAAAAAAGATAATACAGAAGCTTAA
- a CDS encoding cation transporter, which produces MLKFNFLIIFATWIPFVFIAIFSNSLTLIAQMIMGGAQSLSVFLSWMSTRKSYRLRMNLPKGECLNARFMAFVFLISFIVVLAMAMERFVNPREMKEEIALFALLVNSFALIVNYVQWRKNSHLSKQNQSLVMESQKSLFFIKFFTVLTVEISLSLYFLLEGKGIHDYVDTSFSVALAFLTLYSSFRLFRKSKRIKV; this is translated from the coding sequence ATGCTTAAATTTAATTTTTTGATTATTTTTGCTACTTGGATTCCGTTTGTATTTATTGCTATTTTTTCTAACTCATTAACTTTAATTGCTCAAATGATAATGGGTGGAGCACAAAGCCTGTCTGTTTTTCTTAGTTGGATGTCGACACGTAAATCTTATAGATTGCGAATGAATTTACCAAAAGGAGAATGTTTAAATGCTCGCTTTATGGCTTTTGTGTTTTTAATTTCCTTTATTGTAGTTTTGGCTATGGCTATGGAGAGGTTTGTTAATCCAAGAGAAATGAAGGAAGAGATTGCTTTGTTTGCCCTGTTGGTAAATAGCTTTGCTCTTATTGTAAACTACGTTCAGTGGCGTAAAAATTCTCATTTATCTAAGCAGAATCAGTCATTGGTTATGGAAAGCCAAAAATCTTTATTTTTTATTAAATTCTTTACCGTTCTGACAGTTGAAATCTCTCTTTCCCTTTATTTTTTACTTGAGGGAAAAGGTATTCACGATTATGTTGATACTTCTTTTAGTGTCGCATTGGCATTTTTAACATTATATTCCTCATTTCGTTTGTTTCGTAAATCTAAGCGCATTAAAGTATAA
- a CDS encoding phosphotransferase — translation MEHLLELEKIYSIWKNCPPDSIKPLDKSSASPRLYFRIYADNQTYIGAYNTDLKENRAFFHYTNIFKKAGINVPELYFVSDNEAYYLIEDLGNKNLLDVLKKEGESDFVKQLYKKAINNLLKMQLFGKNKIDFKHFSYPRAEFDTQSVLWDLNYFKYYFLKVSGLTFDEQLLENDFQLLAKEIEKQHWIAFMFRDFQARNIQVVEDDVWFIDYQGGRKGPMLYDLVSLLYQASAQLSTEFRHELKAYYEQEMGKIFSVDDRIFKQDFDIMVFIRIIQTLGAYGFRGLIEKKPYFINSIPLALGNLDDFLQTQHLKLEIPYFINLLNQLVKLKSNFAPK, via the coding sequence ATGGAGCATTTATTGGAACTGGAAAAAATTTATTCAATTTGGAAAAATTGCCCCCCCGATAGTATTAAACCATTAGATAAAAGTTCGGCATCTCCGAGGCTCTATTTTCGTATTTATGCTGATAATCAAACATATATAGGAGCTTATAATACCGATTTAAAAGAGAATAGAGCATTTTTTCATTATACAAATATTTTTAAAAAGGCAGGAATTAATGTTCCTGAACTCTATTTTGTTTCTGATAATGAAGCTTATTATTTGATTGAAGACTTAGGAAACAAGAATTTATTGGATGTACTTAAGAAAGAAGGAGAGTCTGATTTTGTTAAGCAATTGTATAAAAAAGCGATTAATAATCTCTTGAAAATGCAGCTATTTGGAAAAAATAAAATTGATTTTAAGCATTTTTCCTATCCAAGAGCCGAATTTGACACCCAATCGGTGCTTTGGGATTTAAATTATTTTAAATATTATTTTTTAAAAGTATCCGGTCTTACTTTTGATGAGCAGCTATTAGAGAATGATTTTCAGCTTTTGGCTAAGGAAATAGAAAAACAACATTGGATTGCATTTATGTTTAGAGATTTTCAAGCAAGAAATATTCAAGTTGTAGAAGACGATGTTTGGTTTATAGATTATCAAGGTGGCAGAAAAGGTCCGATGCTTTACGATTTAGTTTCTTTATTGTATCAGGCATCAGCCCAATTGAGTACGGAATTTAGACATGAATTAAAAGCATATTACGAGCAAGAAATGGGAAAAATATTTTCTGTTGATGATAGGATATTTAAGCAAGATTTTGATATTATGGTTTTTATACGAATTATTCAAACATTAGGAGCCTATGGCTTTCGTGGTTTAATAGAAAAGAAACCTTATTTTATTAATAGTATTCCTTTGGCTTTGGGAAATCTGGACGATTTTCTTCAAACCCAGCATCTTAAGTTAGAAATTCCTTATTTTATTAATTTGTTAAATCAATTAGTCAAATTAAAATCTAATTTTGCACCTAAATAA
- the murD gene encoding UDP-N-acetylmuramoyl-L-alanine--D-glutamate ligase, with translation MLNKLPSIIQDKRIVLLGFGMEGQSSFRFFSKNFPKNNFLIADKNPNIREHPLLQQADIEISTGQNYLSSISDNDFIIKSPGIKLPENCKLNHDSIFSQTDLFIQAFRKQIIGVTGTKGKSTTSSLLFKILSDQNKKAILIGNIGKPALDYWDKIEDDTFIVFELSAHQLEYTRFSPTYSILLNLFPEHLDYFKTENNYFKAKLNIAKFQSEGEFFFCNQTELIKEGFSFLKDKIYSSNYTLINDSIKRKNDYKKLIHIDEMLYLKGLHQLKNCIPILNLTNILGLNEELTLESIRNFKPLPHRIEFIGKIKKLQFYNDSISTIPEASIEALKSLKKVDYLILGGLDRKLNYQKLYAFLEKFTLNTIFFIGPAGKRMFDELANNSKFKKIHIEKLHLFEPHLENIIQENKNSICLLSPAAASYDEFKNFEERGDYFRSLIEKFM, from the coding sequence ATGCTAAATAAACTTCCTTCTATAATTCAAGATAAACGTATTGTACTTCTGGGTTTTGGAATGGAAGGTCAATCTTCTTTTCGCTTTTTTAGTAAAAATTTTCCCAAGAATAATTTTTTAATCGCCGACAAAAACCCGAATATAAGAGAGCATCCTCTTCTTCAACAAGCTGATATAGAAATAAGTACCGGACAGAATTATTTGAGTTCTATTTCTGATAATGACTTTATTATTAAATCGCCGGGAATTAAACTTCCGGAAAATTGTAAATTAAATCACGATTCTATTTTTTCCCAAACCGATTTATTTATACAAGCCTTTAGAAAACAAATTATTGGAGTTACCGGCACAAAAGGAAAAAGCACCACTTCCAGTTTACTATTTAAAATTTTAAGCGACCAAAATAAAAAAGCAATCCTTATTGGGAATATTGGAAAGCCCGCTTTAGATTACTGGGACAAAATTGAAGATGATACCTTTATTGTCTTTGAGCTTTCTGCTCACCAATTGGAATATACACGATTCAGTCCTACTTATTCCATTTTATTAAATCTGTTTCCGGAACATTTAGATTATTTTAAGACTGAAAATAATTATTTTAAAGCAAAGCTGAATATTGCAAAATTCCAATCGGAAGGTGAATTCTTTTTTTGTAATCAAACAGAATTGATAAAAGAGGGTTTTTCTTTTTTAAAAGATAAAATTTATAGCTCAAATTATACTTTAATAAACGATAGTATTAAAAGAAAAAACGATTATAAAAAATTAATCCATATTGATGAGATGCTTTATTTAAAAGGGCTGCATCAATTAAAAAACTGTATTCCTATTTTAAATTTGACTAATATTCTTGGGCTGAATGAAGAATTGACATTAGAGAGCATAAGAAACTTCAAACCACTACCACACCGCATTGAGTTTATCGGAAAAATTAAAAAATTACAATTTTACAACGATTCTATATCGACAATTCCCGAAGCTAGTATAGAAGCTCTAAAATCTTTAAAAAAAGTCGATTATCTTATTTTAGGAGGATTAGATCGCAAACTCAATTATCAAAAATTATATGCTTTTCTTGAAAAATTTACTTTAAATACAATATTCTTTATCGGCCCTGCCGGGAAAAGAATGTTTGACGAATTAGCGAACAACAGTAAATTTAAAAAAATACATATTGAAAAGCTGCACCTGTTTGAGCCTCATTTAGAAAACATCATACAAGAAAACAAAAACTCTATCTGCCTATTATCGCCGGCGGCAGCAAGCTACGATGAATTTAAAAATTTTGAAGAAAGAGGCGACTATTTTAGAAGTCTTATCGAAAAATTTATGTAA